In one Haloplanus salinus genomic region, the following are encoded:
- the coaBC gene encoding bifunctional phosphopantothenoylcysteine decarboxylase/phosphopantothenate--cysteine ligase CoaBC gives MLADTNVALGVTGSIAAVTTVELAHELRRQGANVRAVTTPGAEGILHPWALQFATDRAPVTEITGAVEHVALCGREGWADVLLIAPATANTVGKIAAAVDDTPVTTCATTALGAGVPVVVAPAMHEPMYDHPGVLDAISTVESWGVDFVDPRIEEGKAKIASEDAIVTATARATTPATLADRHVVVTSGATTESVDPIRTLSNRASGRTGRAVARACYVRGADVTLVHDGPKVPYADVRRVESASEMLDAASSAVRGDGDPADALVSAAAISDFTVETASAKIRSGESLTLDLEPTPKLLDAVRDAHPDLTMVGFKAETSGDDDALLGRARDLRDRVGLAFVVANDATVMGADETRALFVFDERTETYAGSKAGLGGRVADALGAALGDGAP, from the coding sequence ATGCTTGCCGACACCAACGTCGCCCTCGGCGTCACGGGGAGCATCGCGGCGGTGACGACGGTGGAACTCGCCCACGAGCTCCGCCGGCAGGGGGCGAACGTCCGCGCCGTCACGACGCCGGGCGCCGAGGGCATCCTCCACCCGTGGGCGCTCCAGTTCGCGACCGACCGCGCCCCGGTGACGGAGATCACGGGCGCCGTCGAGCACGTCGCCCTCTGCGGGCGCGAGGGGTGGGCGGACGTGCTCCTGATCGCTCCCGCGACCGCGAACACCGTCGGGAAGATCGCCGCCGCGGTCGACGACACGCCCGTGACGACGTGTGCGACCACCGCCCTAGGCGCCGGCGTGCCGGTCGTCGTCGCCCCCGCGATGCACGAACCTATGTACGACCACCCCGGCGTCCTCGACGCCATCTCCACCGTCGAATCGTGGGGTGTCGACTTCGTGGACCCGCGGATCGAGGAGGGGAAGGCAAAGATCGCGAGCGAGGACGCCATCGTGACCGCGACGGCGCGGGCGACGACGCCCGCGACGCTCGCGGACCGGCACGTCGTCGTCACGAGCGGCGCGACGACGGAGTCGGTCGACCCGATCCGGACGCTCTCGAACCGCGCGTCGGGGCGAACCGGTCGCGCCGTCGCCCGCGCCTGTTACGTCCGTGGCGCGGACGTGACGCTCGTCCACGACGGCCCGAAGGTCCCCTACGCCGACGTACGCCGGGTCGAAAGCGCGTCGGAGATGCTCGACGCCGCGTCGTCCGCGGTCCGTGGCGACGGCGACCCCGCCGACGCCCTCGTCTCGGCCGCCGCGATCTCCGATTTCACGGTCGAGACGGCGTCGGCGAAGATCCGGTCGGGCGAGTCCCTGACGCTCGATCTGGAGCCGACGCCGAAGCTCCTCGACGCGGTGCGGGACGCCCACCCCGACCTCACCATGGTCGGGTTCAAGGCCGAGACGAGCGGCGACGACGACGCGCTGCTCGGTCGGGCGCGGGACCTTCGCGATCGGGTTGGCCTCGCGTTCGTCGTCGCAAACGACGCCACCGTGATGGGCGCCGACGAGACGCGGGCGCTGTTCGTCTTCGACGAACGAACGGAGACGTACGCGGGATCGAAGGCCGGCCTCGGCGGCCGCGTCGCCGACGCACTCGGGGCGGCGCTCGGCGACGGGGCGCCGTAA
- the mnhG gene encoding monovalent cation/H(+) antiporter subunit G: MTPLEIVATVFVFVGTFFGLVATVGIIRLPDLYSRLHAASKSDTLGSVLSLAGLAIVLGITTESMKLVFLLVFLFVTSPTAAHAIARAAKEEEVEPVGEGEAPWTAGTEEGEP, from the coding sequence GTGACGCCGCTCGAAATAGTGGCGACCGTCTTCGTCTTCGTGGGGACCTTCTTCGGCCTCGTCGCCACGGTGGGGATCATCCGTTTGCCCGACCTCTACTCCCGCCTGCACGCGGCGTCGAAAAGCGACACGCTCGGCTCCGTCCTCTCGCTCGCCGGTCTCGCGATCGTGCTCGGGATCACCACCGAGTCGATGAAGCTCGTCTTCCTGCTCGTCTTCCTGTTCGTGACGAGTCCGACCGCCGCCCACGCCATCGCACGGGCCGCGAAAGAAGAGGAAGTCGAACCTGTCGGGGAGGGCGAGGCTCCCTGGACGGCCGGGACGGAGGAGGGCGAGCCATGA
- a CDS encoding monovalent cation/H+ antiporter subunit E has translation MVADGGDVLVPVGDSETLRRTVTYAVEQAHEAATESGSATTLHFVFPARWRIFETDRAAVDAANSLLNRVVAWAAEDLDELIGEDDPPTVDFESGTVGTGEYVFSPADFADVVGRYADANGVGRIVVDPSFRPGGSAPILRSFEAELAERGFDVLEAPVTRRTRRRLPFTDIGAPEFALVFSTSFLFYLALGGWLVTDPYELLTGVATAGVVTLTLARVALKGELPALRTVGTSLVRLALYTPILLWEIAKANVALAYVVLHPRLPIDPRVVEFDAAVWGDMPVTTLANSITLTPGTLTVDVERQHFLVHALIPDAEDDLLEGTLERLVRFVFYGRESARIASPRERLEDAEGGSS, from the coding sequence ATGGTGGCTGACGGGGGCGACGTGCTGGTCCCGGTCGGCGACTCGGAGACCCTCCGCCGGACGGTCACGTACGCGGTCGAGCAGGCACACGAGGCGGCCACCGAATCCGGGTCGGCGACGACGCTCCACTTCGTCTTTCCGGCACGCTGGCGCATCTTCGAGACCGATCGGGCGGCGGTCGACGCGGCGAACTCGCTCTTGAATCGGGTCGTCGCCTGGGCGGCGGAGGACCTCGACGAACTGATCGGCGAGGACGACCCCCCGACCGTCGACTTCGAGTCCGGGACCGTCGGCACGGGCGAGTACGTCTTCAGCCCCGCCGACTTCGCCGACGTCGTCGGCCGGTACGCCGACGCGAACGGCGTCGGACGGATCGTCGTCGACCCCTCTTTCCGTCCCGGCGGGAGCGCCCCCATCCTGCGCTCGTTCGAGGCGGAACTCGCGGAGCGAGGGTTCGACGTGCTGGAAGCCCCGGTCACGCGCCGCACTCGCCGTCGCCTCCCGTTCACCGACATCGGCGCCCCGGAGTTCGCGCTCGTGTTCTCCACTTCGTTCCTGTTCTATCTCGCGCTCGGCGGCTGGCTCGTCACCGACCCGTACGAACTGCTCACCGGCGTCGCCACCGCGGGCGTCGTTACGCTCACGCTCGCCCGCGTCGCGCTCAAGGGCGAACTGCCGGCTCTCCGGACCGTCGGCACGTCGCTCGTCAGGCTGGCGCTGTACACGCCGATCCTGCTCTGGGAGATCGCGAAGGCGAACGTCGCGCTCGCGTACGTGGTGTTACATCCGCGGCTGCCGATCGACCCGCGGGTCGTCGAGTTCGACGCCGCCGTCTGGGGCGACATGCCCGTCACCACCCTGGCCAACTCGATCACGCTGACGCCGGGGACGCTCACCGTCGACGTGGAGCGCCAGCATTTCCTGGTCCACGCCCTGATCCCCGACGCCGAGGACGACCTGTTGGAGGGAACGCTCGAACGGCTCGTCCGCTTCGTCTTCTACGGCCGCGAATCGGCGCGCATCGCCTCGCCGCGGGAACGGCTCGAAGACGCGGAAGGGGGGAGTTCGTGA
- a CDS encoding DUF4040 domain-containing protein — protein sequence MSLSVPVAVVLLFMLGSALAAAVLRDVVGSIVAFAGYSFGVAVLWALLRAPDVALTEAAVGAGITTVLFLLTIARTSVSRSERFEGISLRSGLAVVAIVVTVGATVPALPPVGASGTPVLAGDVSQYYLTNAYDQTGVTNVVTAVLVGYRGFDTLGEVAVVFAAGVAMLLVLRREAFV from the coding sequence ATGAGCCTCTCCGTGCCCGTGGCGGTCGTCCTCCTGTTCATGCTCGGAAGCGCGCTCGCCGCCGCCGTGCTCCGCGACGTGGTGGGAAGTATCGTCGCCTTCGCCGGCTACAGCTTCGGCGTCGCCGTCCTCTGGGCGCTGCTCCGCGCGCCCGACGTGGCGCTCACGGAGGCCGCCGTCGGCGCCGGCATCACCACCGTCCTCTTTCTGCTCACCATCGCCCGGACCAGCGTCTCGCGATCCGAGCGGTTCGAGGGCATCAGCCTCCGCTCCGGGCTGGCGGTCGTCGCCATCGTCGTCACCGTCGGCGCGACGGTGCCGGCGCTCCCTCCGGTCGGCGCCTCGGGGACGCCCGTCCTCGCGGGCGACGTGAGCCAGTACTACCTGACGAACGCGTACGATCAGACGGGCGTGACCAACGTCGTGACCGCCGTGTTGGTCGGCTACCGCGGGTTCGACACCCTCGGCGAGGTGGCCGTCGTCTTCGCGGCCGGCGTCGCGATGTTGCTCGTCCTCCG
- a CDS encoding cation:proton antiporter, which yields MTVSSTFSTILLVAAGAFALFAVALLYRVVRGPTTQDRIVAINVVGTNTVIVIALVSVAFGEYGYLDVALVYGLLNFVMSIAVSKISVEWGGVL from the coding sequence GTGACCGTCTCCTCGACGTTCTCGACCATCCTGCTCGTCGCCGCCGGCGCCTTCGCCCTCTTCGCGGTCGCCCTCCTCTACCGGGTGGTACGTGGCCCGACCACGCAGGACCGCATCGTCGCCATCAACGTCGTCGGGACGAACACGGTCATCGTCATCGCGTTGGTGAGCGTCGCCTTCGGCGAGTACGGCTACCTCGACGTGGCGCTGGTGTACGGCCTGCTCAACTTCGTCATGAGCATCGCCGTCTCGAAAATCTCCGTCGAGTGGGGGGGTGTCCTGTGA